One region of Methanobacterium sp. genomic DNA includes:
- a CDS encoding class I SAM-dependent methyltransferase produces the protein MKKHKWQAYNEFAWTDPIIAPPEEYVEETEVFSRVIKDHSKSKTKTLLHLGCGAGGNDYTFKKHFKVTGVDLSPGMLEIARNCNLEVTYHHGDMRTVKLGECFDAVAIPDSIGYMTTVEDLKSTIITAYNHLKPGGVLLIVANIKEEFIENNFVYTGSKGDIEITIFENNYIPNPALTIYEATLIYLIRQKSKLRIHTECHTLGIFNLKTWLDLLKEVGFEVKQMKMEHLYDRFIMEDGKYPLMVFACVKPLDKSVRRIIYDQSGK, from the coding sequence GAGGAATATGTAGAAGAGACAGAGGTATTTAGCAGGGTAATCAAAGATCATTCAAAATCCAAAACAAAAACCTTGCTTCATCTTGGTTGTGGTGCAGGTGGCAATGATTACACCTTTAAAAAACATTTTAAAGTAACAGGGGTGGACTTGAGTCCCGGTATGCTTGAAATTGCAAGAAATTGCAATCTGGAAGTGACATATCACCATGGTGATATGAGAACAGTAAAATTAGGCGAATGTTTTGATGCAGTTGCTATTCCTGATTCTATAGGTTATATGACCACGGTAGAAGACCTCAAAAGTACAATTATTACAGCATACAACCACTTGAAACCAGGCGGTGTACTCTTAATTGTAGCTAATATCAAAGAAGAGTTCATAGAGAATAATTTTGTTTATACTGGTTCTAAAGGAGATATAGAAATCACAATTTTTGAAAATAACTATATTCCAAACCCTGCTCTGACGATTTATGAAGCAACACTTATCTATTTGATTCGTCAAAAGAGTAAACTGAGAATTCACACTGAATGCCATACATTAGGCATTTTCAATTTGAAAACATGGCTTGATCTTTTAAAAGAGGTAGGATTTGAAGTAAAACAAATGAAAATGGAACATCTGTATGACCGTTTTATTATGGAAGATGGTAAATATCCTCTCATGGTGTTTGCATGTGTCAAACCATTAGATAAAAGTGTTAGGAGGATTATATATGACCAATCAGGTAAGTAA